The Leucobacter viscericola sequence CTCGCCAAACTGACCGGCACAGACGAGCGACGCGGGGTCGAGCTGCGCTTCGTGAACATCGAGATCGATCTGAACAAGGCCCCGGCCAGCACCGAAGACGCCTACTTGCGCCTGCACCTGCTGTCGCACTGCCTTGTTGAACCCAACACCATCAATCTTGACGGCATCTTTGGGTTGCTGCCCAATATCGCGTGGACGACGTCAGGCCCAATGCTGCCCGAAGATTACGCAGCCCGACTCCCCGAGTTGAAGCGCGCCGGGATCACAGCGGTTGGCCTCGATAAGTTTCCTCGCCTCACCGACTACGTTGTACCGCGCGGGGTGCGCATCGCTGACAGCTCACGTGTGCGCCTCGGCGCTCACCTGGCTCCCGGTACGACGGTCATGCACGAGGGCTTCGTAAACTTCAACGCGGGCACACTCGGCGCGTCCATGGTTGAGGGCCGCATCTCGCAGGGTGTCGTCGTCGGCGACGGTTCAGACATTGGCGGCGGCGCATCCATCATGGGTACGCTCTCTGGCGGCGGCTCGCAGCGCATCACGATCGGTGAGCGCGCGCTGCTGGGTGCAAACTCCGGGATCGGCATCTCGATCGGTAACGACAGCGTTGTTGAG is a genomic window containing:
- the dapD gene encoding 2,3,4,5-tetrahydropyridine-2,6-dicarboxylate N-succinyltransferase; its protein translation is MTDSRFAWSAGLATVTTQGTTLDAWFPSPLLGRRPDDRDPWIAPAELAKLTGTDERRGVELRFVNIEIDLNKAPASTEDAYLRLHLLSHCLVEPNTINLDGIFGLLPNIAWTTSGPMLPEDYAARLPELKRAGITAVGLDKFPRLTDYVVPRGVRIADSSRVRLGAHLAPGTTVMHEGFVNFNAGTLGASMVEGRISQGVVVGDGSDIGGGASIMGTLSGGGSQRITIGERALLGANSGIGISIGNDSVVEAGLYVTAGTKVLLPKGTVGDAGSDGEPVEVKAVDLSGLPNLLFRRNSRTGAVEAIPRAGSGIVLNAALHA